In the Bombiscardovia apis genome, CCTTCATGAAAGACGAGGCCAAGTACACGCTACCCGTGTGGCTAGCATCCTTCACCACTCCAGCAGGTACCGACTTCGGCGGGCAGATGGCCGCTTCGGTACTCTTCTCACTGCCTGTGGTCATATTCTTCATGATTATCCAGGGCAATATCGCCAAGGGTGCTACTACCGGCTCGGTAAAGTAGGTAAGCTTAGGGCCAAGAGCGAGGAGCAAAGGCACATGAGCAACTCAACTGGCGCTTCAACCAGCATCAGACACAAAACGGTCGGATCGCGCGTATCCCTGCCCTCAGATATTCGCAAGAATAACCGAAGGACCGTGCTACGCGCCCTCTACCCCGACCGCTGGCTCTCTAGGGCAGACATCGCTAAGACGACCGGACTCTCGAAGGTCTCTACCTCCGATGTAGTGGCAGATTTAATCGATGATTCACTCTTGGTAGAAGGAGGGTTCAAGCCCTCTTCCAAGCCCGGTAAGCCAGCTCTGCTGGTCGGCATGCACACGCAAAGTATGTGTGTCATGGGTATTGATCTCTCTGAAGTTGGCACGGTCCAAGGCATCCTTACGGACTTGCAAGGCCGGGTAATCGCCCGTTCCAGCAAGGCGTTAGCGCCCGCACAGCAGCTTCCCTTAGAGCCTATTGTCGACTTGTGTAATGAGCTCACTAGCCAAGCACCCGCACCAATTTTAGGTCTGGGAGTCGCCACGCCCGGCACCGTGAACGAAAACGGCACCGTATTGGCTGCTCCTAACTTGGGATGGACTGATCTCAACCTCGCCGCAGAACTCACATCCAGGCTGGGCGTACAGACCTACGTGACCAATGATGCTGATAGCGCAGCCTTCGGTGAGCGATGCTTCGCTCAAGGCCCGGCCAACATGATTGTGGTGCAAATAGCCCGAGGCGTAGGTGCTGGTGTGCTGATTGACAACCACATTGTGCGAGGTTCGCATTATGTGGCCGGCGAAATTGGACATGTGGTTGTCGACGAGAATGGCATTCCATGCGCCTGCGGCAAGCGCGGATGCTTGGAAACGTTGACCTCAGTACCCTTCCTCGAAAGCCGGATAGTTGAAGACCCCGGCAACCGTGAAGACATACTGGCCGGAGCCGGAGAGGCTCTAGGTGCTGCACTTTCGATGCCGGTAGCGCTCATTAATATCACCGACATAGTCATATCTGGCCCCACTTCCATCGTTGACACCACCATGCTTAATGCGGTAGAGAATACTATTAACGACCGGGTCCATTCACGCTTCATCCGCTCGGTACACGTGCACCCTACCGTCTTAGGCACCGATGCAGCGGCTTTAGGCAGCGTGGCTTGCGTATTGCGCCACCAGCTCGGTGTCCTATGACCAATAGCTCGTCCGAAACCCCATGACAACTATCTCAGCTTCAACAAAGGAGTCACCGTGTCTCAAACAGTACACACCTCGCCAAGTTCCACTGCTAGCTCAACCCAACTAGCGCTCATCCCCCAGCCCAGCAAACTCAGCATTACTGGTTCTCCTATACTCATGCCTTGCCAGGGGCGCATCTCATATCAAGGACCCCAAGAGAATTCCTTCTCATCAACTGGCAATTTTCTAGCCCAAGAGCTGGCGAGCGACATTGAAGAAAGCACAGGCTTTAGCTGGCAGTGTGCCCAAGGCTCAGCGTGGAAGGCTTGGATAAGCCTACAGATAGATTCCTCCCTGGCAGCCCAAGAGTACCGAATAGTCATCGATGAACGCCAGCCATCACCAGTAAACTTAATCGGTGGAGACATGGAAGGATTGCGATACGCAGTTCAGACCTTACGCCAAATCTTCAAGCAGAGCGCTCCCCTACTACCCCAATTGCGTATTGAAGATAAGCCCGTCTTTGCCGTGCGCTCATACAGCCTTGATGTAACTCGCGGGAGAGTACCAACGATGGCTTGGCTCAAGGCTTGGGCAAACAAGCTTGCCTATTACAAGTACAACCAGCTGCAACTCTATATCGAGCACACCTTCGCTTTCGACGGAATGAGCGAATCTTGGCGAGGCACCTCTCCGCTACAGCCTCAAGACATTATCGAATTTGACACTTACTGTGCCCAGCTGGGCATCGAACTAGTACCGTCGCTCTCCACCTTCGGACACCACTACATGACCTTGCGCACTCAAACGTATCGCCGCTTGGGAGAGTTCCCCCAAGATGCAGAACGCCCTTACTCTTTCATTGAGCGCCAAGAGCATCACACGCTCAATGTTGCAGATCAAGACGCTTTTGCTTTCTCGTGCGCCATTATTGACGCTTACGCACCGCTCTT is a window encoding:
- a CDS encoding ROK family protein; the protein is MSNSTGASTSIRHKTVGSRVSLPSDIRKNNRRTVLRALYPDRWLSRADIAKTTGLSKVSTSDVVADLIDDSLLVEGGFKPSSKPGKPALLVGMHTQSMCVMGIDLSEVGTVQGILTDLQGRVIARSSKALAPAQQLPLEPIVDLCNELTSQAPAPILGLGVATPGTVNENGTVLAAPNLGWTDLNLAAELTSRLGVQTYVTNDADSAAFGERCFAQGPANMIVVQIARGVGAGVLIDNHIVRGSHYVAGEIGHVVVDENGIPCACGKRGCLETLTSVPFLESRIVEDPGNREDILAGAGEALGAALSMPVALINITDIVISGPTSIVDTTMLNAVENTINDRVHSRFIRSVHVHPTVLGTDAAALGSVACVLRHQLGVL